The nucleotide window GAGTAACATCCTTAATCATGCTAACCTCAAGACCCGCTGCTTGCAGCGCTCTGATTGCAGCCTCACGACCTGCGCCAGGACCTTTAACATAAACTTCAACTGATTTAAGTCCATGCTCCATTGCAGCTTTTGCAGCTGATTCAGCAGCAGATTGAGCCGCATATGGTGTTGATTTTCTAGAGCCACGGAAACCAAGACCGCCTGAGCTAGCCCAAGATAATGCGTTTCCGTTTACATCAGTAATAGTTACAATTGTGTTATTGAAGGTGGAGCTAATATGTGCCGCACCCTTTTCAATGTTCTTTTTCTCACGGCGTTTTCTTGTAGCAACGCCTTTTTTAACATTCGCTTTTGCCATTACACATATCCCTCCTTACTTCTTCTTATTAGCTATCGTCTTCTTAGGACCTTTTCTTGTTCTCGCATTTGTTTTTGAGCGTTGACCTCTTACAGGTAAGCCTTTTCTATGTCTTATGCCTCTGTAACAACCGATTTCTGTAAGCCGTTTTATGTCAAGTGCTCTTTCACGACGAAGGTCGCCCTCAACGGTAAAGTTTTTATCAATACAATCACGTATCTTAGCTACTTCATCTTCTGTAAGATCTTTAACTCGGGTATCTGGATTTATACCTGTTTCATCAAGAATTTTTCTTGATAGTTGCACACCTATGCCGAATATATAGGTAAGTCCGATTTCAACTCTTTTATCTCTCGGTAAGTCTACACCAGAAATTCTCGCCATTATAACACCTCCGTTTTATAGAATTTGTATTAGCCCTGTTTCTGTTTATGCTTTGGGTTTTCGCAAATCACCATAACGTTACCGTGTCTTTTGATGATTTTGCATTTTTCGCAAATCTTTTTAACACTTGGTCTGACTTTCATCTATTTTTCCTCCTTATTTACCACGCCAGGTGATACGTCCCCTACTCGGATCATAGGTGGAAATTTCCACAGTTACCTTATCACCGGGCAGTATGCGGATAAAATTCATCCTGAGCTTGCCGGAAATATGGGCAAGTATCTTGTGCCCGTTCTCAAGCTCTACACTGAACACGGCATTTGGAAGTGTTTCCACTACCCTGCCTTCCAGTTCAAAAACATCCTCTTTAGACACTATATCCCCTCCTGTTCGTCTTCAAGAGCCGCGCTAAGTCTTTCAAGCGATCTGCGGATGTCGGTGTTGGTGACAGATTCGCCCTGTCGAAGCCTGTCGCGCAAGCGCATATCTACGGTAATGCAGCGCTCAACATGCTTAACATTCTTTTTTTTAGGTCTGTCAGTTTTGCGTTGCTTTCCGTCTGCGATCAGCGCGAATCTGCCATCACATTGCAGTACGTAAAATAATAAATCCTTATCTCGTCCCTGCTGTGATCGTACAACATCGCCTTTCTCAATGTCGTTCATTGATAACCTCCATAGGCACTGCTATAAAGCAGTATACCCGTTTTAATTCATCATTCATCCGAACGCTTCGTTAAAATTTCGGGCTCTCCGTCGGTTATTAGTACGGTGTGCTCATAGTGTGCTGAGAGTTTCCCATCAACTGTAAATACAGTCCAATCATTATCAGAGACCTTTACATCTGG belongs to Bacillota bacterium and includes:
- the rpsK gene encoding 30S ribosomal protein S11, whose protein sequence is MAKANVKKGVATRKRREKKNIEKGAAHISSTFNNTIVTITDVNGNALSWASSGGLGFRGSRKSTPYAAQSAAESAAKAAMEHGLKSVEVYVKGPGAGREAAIRALQAAGLEVSMIKDVTPIPHNGCRPPKRRRV
- the rpsM gene encoding 30S ribosomal protein S13 encodes the protein MARISGVDLPRDKRVEIGLTYIFGIGVQLSRKILDETGINPDTRVKDLTEDEVAKIRDCIDKNFTVEGDLRRERALDIKRLTEIGCYRGIRHRKGLPVRGQRSKTNARTRKGPKKTIANKKK
- the rpmJ gene encoding 50S ribosomal protein L36 translates to MKVRPSVKKICEKCKIIKRHGNVMVICENPKHKQKQG
- the infA gene encoding translation initiation factor IF-1, encoding MSKEDVFELEGRVVETLPNAVFSVELENGHKILAHISGKLRMNFIRILPGDKVTVEISTYDPSRGRITWRGK
- a CDS encoding KOW domain-containing RNA-binding protein: MNDIEKGDVVRSQQGRDKDLLFYVLQCDGRFALIADGKQRKTDRPKKKNVKHVERCITVDMRLRDRLRQGESVTNTDIRRSLERLSAALEDEQEGI